A window of Lysobacter terrestris contains these coding sequences:
- a CDS encoding IgA Peptidase M64: MSLRWLSAASLLLAASGVAAAPPTLRVDLVHSGNALSAQYALERVVIEPLPWPGNPARPLDDSNRGLNRFEVVDPKTNRVLYSRGYSTIFGEWRTTDEAQKLSRGFQESLRFPKPDRPVRVRVLERDERNEFSLVWSADIDPAAMEVLREQRPAPATPIAIRHNGPSAGKVDLLILGDGYTKGELRKFEADARRLADHMFSVSPFRERAQDFNVWALAVPTRESGVSRPSTGTFHESPLGTRYDIFGSERYVLTLDNRALRELAQYAPNEFIEILVNNETYGGGGIFGQFSTAAAGNDWANYLFVHEFGHHFAALADEYYTSPVAYAAGEERPEPWEPNVTALLDPAQLKWKRHVAATTPLPTPWPKAEFETYQRDYQARRVALRKANRPESEMSALFAEERKFTDALIARQPNRDVIGAFEGANYQASGYYRSQMQCTMFSRSERFCRVCEDAIGEIIDLYSRPARD, from the coding sequence ATGTCCCTGCGCTGGTTGTCCGCGGCCTCGTTATTGTTGGCCGCGTCCGGCGTCGCAGCCGCCCCGCCCACCCTGCGCGTCGACCTGGTGCACAGCGGCAACGCGTTGTCGGCGCAGTACGCGCTGGAGCGCGTGGTGATCGAACCGCTGCCGTGGCCGGGCAATCCCGCGCGCCCGCTGGACGACAGCAACCGCGGCCTCAACCGCTTCGAAGTGGTCGATCCGAAGACCAACCGCGTGCTGTACTCGCGCGGCTACAGCACCATCTTCGGCGAATGGCGCACGACCGACGAGGCGCAGAAGCTCAGTCGCGGCTTCCAGGAATCGCTGCGCTTCCCCAAGCCCGACCGGCCGGTGCGCGTGCGCGTGCTCGAACGCGACGAGCGCAACGAGTTCTCGCTGGTGTGGAGCGCCGACATCGACCCGGCCGCGATGGAGGTGCTGCGCGAGCAGCGGCCCGCCCCGGCCACGCCGATCGCGATCCGCCACAACGGCCCCTCCGCCGGGAAGGTCGACCTGCTGATCCTCGGCGACGGCTATACCAAGGGCGAGCTGCGCAAGTTCGAAGCAGACGCGCGTCGCCTTGCCGACCATATGTTCAGCGTGTCGCCGTTCCGCGAACGCGCGCAGGACTTCAACGTCTGGGCGCTGGCCGTGCCCACGCGCGAGTCGGGGGTGTCGCGGCCGTCGACCGGGACGTTCCATGAGTCGCCGCTGGGCACGCGCTACGACATCTTCGGCAGCGAGCGCTACGTACTCACGCTGGACAACCGCGCGCTGCGCGAGTTGGCGCAGTACGCGCCGAACGAGTTCATCGAGATCCTGGTCAACAACGAGACCTACGGCGGCGGCGGGATCTTCGGCCAGTTCAGCACCGCGGCGGCCGGAAACGACTGGGCGAACTACCTGTTCGTGCACGAGTTCGGCCACCACTTCGCCGCACTCGCCGACGAGTACTACACCTCGCCGGTGGCCTACGCCGCGGGCGAGGAGCGCCCGGAGCCGTGGGAACCCAACGTCACCGCGCTGCTGGATCCGGCGCAGTTGAAATGGAAGCGCCACGTCGCCGCGACCACGCCCTTGCCCACGCCGTGGCCGAAAGCCGAGTTCGAGACCTACCAGCGCGACTACCAGGCCAGACGCGTTGCCCTGCGCAAGGCGAACCGGCCGGAGTCGGAGATGAGTGCGCTGTTCGCCGAGGAACGCAAGTTCACCGACGCGCTGATCGCGCGCCAGCCCAACCGCGACGTGATCGGTGCGTTCGAAGGTGCGAACTACCAGGCCAGCGGGTATTACCGCTCGCAGATGCAGTGCACGATGTTCAGCCGCAGCGAGCGTTTCTGCCGGGTGTGCGAGGACGCGATCGGCGAGATCATCGATCTGTATTCGCGGCCCGCCCGCGACTGA
- a CDS encoding FAD-dependent oxidoreductase, whose translation MEAKKTTAKPVFGFREQPRQMPARIPLALRQDGDWGELYGRFDHAEAKKQAGRCLDCGNPYCAWKCPLHNYIPQWLELARQGRVQEAASLCHETNPLPEICGRVCPQDRLCEGSCTLNDGFGAVTIGAVEKYIVDAALAEGWRPDLSNVMATGKRVAVIGAGPAGLSCADRLARAGVATTVFDRYEAIGGLLHFGIPSFKLDKTVMRARHEILDGMGVQFRLGVEVGRDVSMDTLLDEFDAVFLGLGSYRYTDGGLPGQDLTNVLPALPFLVQNGRLVSGLHPEGAPIAGWEDHIALPDLKGKRVVVLGGGDTGMDCVRSAVRLGAASVSCVYRRDEANMPGSAREVANAREEGVQFLFNRQPLGLLGTEHVTGVRVADTVLGEPDARGRRNAVVVPGSESVLAADVVIIAFGFQPDPPQWLAAHGVELERDGRIRVGKERSRCGGGCSGATAADTLLPFQSTHPKVFAGGDAVRGADLVVTAAYEGREAAAAIVRALKS comes from the coding sequence ATGGAAGCGAAGAAGACCACCGCCAAGCCCGTGTTCGGCTTCCGCGAGCAGCCGCGACAGATGCCGGCGCGCATTCCGCTGGCGCTGCGCCAGGACGGCGACTGGGGCGAGCTGTACGGCCGCTTCGATCACGCCGAGGCGAAGAAGCAGGCCGGTCGTTGCCTCGACTGCGGCAACCCCTATTGCGCGTGGAAGTGCCCGCTGCACAACTACATCCCGCAATGGCTGGAGCTCGCGCGCCAGGGCCGCGTGCAGGAGGCCGCGTCGCTGTGCCACGAGACCAACCCGCTGCCGGAGATCTGCGGCCGCGTGTGCCCGCAGGACCGCCTGTGCGAAGGTAGCTGCACGCTCAACGACGGCTTCGGCGCCGTCACCATCGGTGCGGTGGAGAAGTACATCGTCGATGCCGCGCTCGCCGAAGGCTGGCGCCCGGACCTGTCGAATGTCATGGCCACCGGCAAGCGCGTGGCGGTGATCGGCGCGGGGCCCGCGGGCCTGTCCTGCGCGGACCGGCTCGCGCGCGCGGGCGTGGCGACCACCGTCTTCGATCGCTACGAAGCGATCGGCGGCCTGCTCCATTTCGGCATCCCCAGCTTCAAGCTCGACAAGACGGTGATGCGCGCACGCCACGAGATCCTCGACGGCATGGGCGTGCAGTTCCGCCTCGGCGTGGAGGTCGGTCGCGACGTCAGCATGGACACGCTGCTCGATGAATTCGACGCGGTGTTCCTCGGCCTCGGCAGCTACCGCTACACCGACGGTGGCCTGCCGGGTCAGGATCTGACCAACGTGCTGCCGGCGTTGCCGTTCCTGGTGCAGAACGGCCGCCTGGTCAGCGGCCTGCACCCGGAAGGCGCACCGATCGCGGGCTGGGAAGACCACATCGCCCTGCCCGACCTCAAAGGCAAGCGCGTGGTGGTGCTCGGCGGCGGCGACACCGGCATGGACTGCGTGCGCAGCGCGGTGCGCCTGGGCGCGGCGAGCGTGAGCTGCGTGTACCGGCGCGATGAAGCCAACATGCCCGGCTCGGCGCGCGAGGTCGCGAACGCGCGCGAGGAAGGCGTGCAGTTCCTGTTCAACCGCCAGCCGTTGGGCCTGCTCGGCACCGAGCACGTCACCGGCGTGCGCGTGGCCGACACCGTGCTCGGCGAACCCGACGCGCGCGGCCGTCGCAACGCGGTGGTGGTGCCGGGCAGCGAATCGGTGCTGGCGGCGGACGTGGTGATCATCGCGTTCGGGTTCCAGCCGGATCCGCCGCAATGGCTGGCGGCGCACGGCGTCGAGCTGGAGCGCGACGGGCGCATCCGTGTGGGCAAGGAGCGTTCGCGCTGTGGTGGTGGTTGCAGCGGTGCGACGGCAGCGGACACGTTGCTGCCGTTCCAGAGCACGCATCCGAAGGTCTTCGCCGGCGGCGATGCGGTGCGTGGGGCGGATCTGGTGGTGACCGCGGCCTACGAAGGGCGTGAGGCGGCGGCGGCGATCGTGCGGGCGCTCAAGAGCTGA
- the gltB gene encoding glutamate synthase large subunit has translation MDPSPAPGPQGLYDPRDERDACGFGLIAQLDDAPSPALVQRAIAALVRMTHRGGVAADGLSGDGCGLLIRKPDAWLRALAAEANIALGQLYAAGLVFLPHDAAAAARVRDTLATALREVQLAAAGWRVVPVDPGACGERARAAMPRIEQLFVVPALDIDGARPSPERFQHALYLARRRAEQRLHDVADAYVVSLSAHAIGYKGMVLPDRLAQFYPDLQRQELASSAVVFHQRFSTNSAPRWPLAQPFRLLAHNGEINTISGNRAWARARAHEWRTPASAENQLDPREFDPVISSDGSDSQSLDNMLELLQAGGWDLLKAMRILIPPATQSLEYKDADLAAFYDYYAINSEPWDGPAGIVTTDARFAACTLDRNGLRPARWVKTFDRHFMIASEAGVFDIAERDVEAKGKLGPGEMIAADLAQGVVLDSEAIDAINRARAPYKRWLKQGMTYLHSELIDPSLAAEPFDHETLTRFQKLFQLTREEREQVLRPLAETEQEAVGSMGDDVPMAVLSQQVRPLYDCFRQAFAQVTNPPIDPLREDCVMSLATQLGQEGNVFADGVDGDAGAAAVRHVLLNSPVLSQRKLRQLLAMPPFADAHALVDLNFAADEGLEAALRRVCAQAEQAVRDGAILLLLSDRYPQPDRLMAHALLATGAVHQHLIRVGLRCKANLVVETGTTRDPHHFACLIGCGATAVYPYLAYQTLHDLGVRGILKTKHNEVAQIGRSYRRGVKKGLLKIISKMGIATIGSYRGAQLFEIIGLDRAVVDLCFSGTPARIGGAGFAALQGDAQHLADHAWNANALPEIGGLLKYLPGGEYHLFNPDVVTTLQRAVATGEWSDWQRYAAAVNERPAAALRDLLQLRPATTPIPLEDVEPIAAIVRRFDTAAMSLGALSPEAHEALAIAMNRLGGRSNSGEGGEDPARYGTGKVSKIKQIASGRFGVTPEYLVNAEVLQIKVAQGAKPGEGGQLPGHKVNELIARLRHAMPGIGLISPPPHHDIYSIEDLAQLIFDLRQVNPQALISVKLVSHAGVGTIATGVVKAGADLVTISGHDGGTGASPLSSIRYAGTPWELGLSEARQALLANNLRERVIVQADGGLKSGLDVVKAALLGAESFGFGTAPMIALGCKYLRICHLNNCATGVATQDEALRRDHFTGLPERVENFFRLLAEEVRQWLAQLGVRSLGEIVGRVDLLEQVDTGNERGRTPDLTPLLAHDGLVHGGHCGAPAPAPAATGLGAQLDADLADAITHLRGGEFAYAIANTDRSIGARLSGRIARAHGNHGMADAPITVRFRGVAGQSFGAFNAGGLHFELTGEANDYVGKGMAGGRIVLKPSADARYDTRLAPILGNTCLYGATGGELYAAGRAGERFAVRNSGAIAVVEGAGDHCCEYMTGGVVTVLGRTGLNFGAGFTGGLAYVLDLERDFVDHYNHELIDIQRITEDGMENYRSHLRDLLLAHAQHTGSAWSQRVVEEMRDFLGKFWLVKPKAASLEALAENLRRAA, from the coding sequence ATGGACCCCAGCCCCGCACCGGGCCCGCAAGGTTTGTACGACCCGCGCGACGAGCGCGATGCCTGTGGCTTCGGCCTGATCGCGCAACTGGACGACGCGCCGTCGCCGGCGCTGGTGCAACGCGCGATCGCGGCGCTGGTGCGGATGACCCATCGCGGCGGCGTCGCCGCCGACGGCCTCAGTGGCGACGGTTGCGGCCTGCTGATCCGCAAACCCGATGCCTGGCTGCGCGCGCTGGCCGCCGAAGCGAACATCGCCCTCGGCCAGCTGTACGCCGCCGGCCTGGTGTTCCTGCCGCACGACGCCGCCGCCGCCGCGCGCGTGCGCGACACCCTCGCCACTGCCTTGCGCGAAGTGCAGCTCGCGGCGGCCGGCTGGCGCGTGGTCCCGGTCGATCCCGGCGCCTGCGGCGAACGCGCGCGCGCCGCGATGCCGCGCATCGAACAGCTGTTCGTGGTGCCCGCGCTCGACATCGACGGCGCGCGGCCCTCGCCGGAGCGCTTCCAGCACGCGCTCTACCTCGCCCGCCGCCGCGCCGAACAGCGCCTGCACGACGTCGCGGACGCCTACGTGGTGTCGCTGTCGGCGCACGCGATCGGCTACAAGGGCATGGTCCTGCCCGACCGCCTCGCGCAGTTCTATCCCGACCTGCAGCGCCAGGAGCTGGCCAGCAGCGCGGTGGTGTTCCACCAGCGCTTCTCCACCAATTCCGCGCCGCGCTGGCCGCTGGCGCAGCCGTTCCGCCTGCTCGCCCACAACGGCGAAATCAACACCATCTCCGGCAACCGCGCCTGGGCACGCGCACGCGCGCACGAGTGGCGCACACCGGCTTCTGCCGAGAATCAGCTCGACCCGCGCGAGTTCGATCCGGTGATCAGCAGTGATGGTTCGGATTCGCAGTCGCTCGACAACATGCTCGAGCTGTTGCAGGCCGGCGGCTGGGACCTGCTCAAGGCGATGCGCATCCTGATTCCGCCTGCTACTCAATCACTTGAGTACAAGGACGCCGACCTCGCCGCGTTCTACGACTACTACGCGATCAATTCCGAACCGTGGGACGGCCCGGCCGGCATCGTCACCACCGACGCGCGCTTCGCCGCGTGCACGCTCGACCGCAACGGCCTGCGCCCGGCGCGCTGGGTGAAGACGTTCGATCGCCATTTCATGATCGCCTCGGAAGCCGGCGTGTTCGACATCGCCGAGCGCGACGTCGAAGCCAAGGGCAAGCTCGGCCCCGGCGAGATGATCGCCGCCGACCTGGCGCAGGGCGTGGTCCTCGACAGCGAGGCGATCGACGCGATCAACCGCGCGCGCGCGCCGTACAAGCGCTGGCTCAAGCAGGGCATGACCTACCTGCACAGCGAGCTGATCGATCCCAGCCTCGCTGCCGAACCGTTCGACCACGAGACGCTGACCCGCTTCCAGAAACTGTTCCAGCTCACCCGCGAGGAACGCGAGCAGGTGCTGCGCCCGCTCGCCGAGACCGAGCAGGAAGCGGTGGGCTCGATGGGCGACGACGTGCCGATGGCGGTGTTGAGCCAGCAGGTGCGGCCGCTGTACGACTGCTTCCGCCAGGCCTTCGCGCAGGTGACCAACCCGCCGATCGATCCGTTGCGCGAGGACTGCGTGATGTCGCTGGCCACGCAGCTGGGCCAGGAAGGCAACGTCTTCGCCGACGGCGTGGACGGCGACGCGGGTGCCGCGGCCGTGCGCCACGTGCTGCTCAACTCGCCGGTGCTGTCGCAGCGCAAACTGCGCCAGCTGCTGGCGATGCCGCCGTTCGCCGACGCGCACGCGCTGGTCGACCTCAACTTCGCCGCCGACGAAGGCCTGGAAGCCGCATTGCGCCGCGTGTGCGCGCAGGCCGAACAGGCCGTACGCGACGGCGCGATCCTGCTGCTGTTGAGCGACCGCTACCCGCAGCCCGACCGGCTGATGGCACACGCGCTGCTGGCCACCGGCGCGGTGCACCAGCACCTGATCCGCGTCGGCCTGCGCTGCAAGGCCAACCTCGTGGTCGAGACCGGCACCACGCGCGACCCGCACCACTTCGCCTGCCTGATCGGCTGCGGCGCCACCGCGGTGTACCCGTACCTCGCCTACCAGACCCTGCACGACCTGGGCGTACGCGGCATCCTCAAGACCAAGCACAACGAGGTCGCGCAGATCGGCCGCAGTTACCGGCGCGGGGTCAAGAAGGGCCTGCTCAAGATCATCTCGAAGATGGGCATCGCCACCATCGGCAGCTACCGCGGCGCGCAGCTGTTCGAGATCATCGGCCTCGACCGCGCCGTGGTCGACCTGTGCTTCAGCGGCACGCCCGCACGCATCGGCGGCGCCGGCTTCGCGGCGTTGCAGGGCGATGCGCAGCACCTTGCCGACCATGCGTGGAACGCCAACGCGTTGCCGGAGATCGGCGGCCTGCTCAAGTACCTGCCCGGCGGCGAATACCACCTGTTCAACCCGGACGTGGTCACCACGCTGCAACGCGCGGTGGCCACCGGCGAATGGAGCGACTGGCAGCGCTACGCGGCAGCGGTGAACGAACGCCCGGCCGCGGCGCTGCGCGACCTGCTGCAACTCAGGCCTGCCACGACCCCGATCCCGCTCGAGGACGTCGAACCCATCGCCGCCATCGTGCGCCGCTTCGACACCGCGGCGATGTCGCTGGGCGCGCTGTCGCCGGAAGCACACGAGGCACTCGCCATCGCGATGAACCGCCTCGGCGGACGCAGCAACTCCGGCGAGGGCGGCGAGGACCCCGCGCGCTACGGCACCGGCAAGGTCTCGAAGATCAAGCAGATCGCCTCGGGCCGCTTCGGCGTCACCCCCGAATACCTGGTCAACGCCGAAGTGCTGCAGATCAAGGTCGCACAGGGCGCCAAGCCCGGCGAAGGCGGGCAGTTGCCCGGGCACAAGGTCAACGAACTGATCGCGCGCCTGCGCCATGCGATGCCGGGCATCGGCCTGATCTCGCCGCCGCCGCACCACGACATCTATTCGATCGAGGACCTCGCGCAGCTGATCTTCGATCTGCGTCAGGTCAATCCGCAGGCACTGATCTCGGTGAAGTTGGTCTCGCACGCGGGCGTGGGCACGATCGCCACCGGCGTGGTGAAGGCCGGCGCCGACCTGGTCACCATTTCCGGCCACGACGGCGGCACCGGCGCGAGCCCGCTGTCGTCGATCCGCTATGCCGGCACGCCGTGGGAACTGGGCCTGTCGGAAGCGCGCCAGGCACTGCTTGCGAACAACCTGCGCGAACGCGTGATCGTGCAGGCCGACGGCGGCCTCAAGAGCGGCCTCGACGTGGTCAAGGCGGCGCTGCTCGGCGCGGAAAGCTTCGGCTTCGGCACCGCGCCGATGATCGCGCTCGGCTGCAAGTACTTGCGCATCTGCCACCTCAACAACTGCGCCACCGGAGTCGCCACGCAGGACGAGGCGCTGCGCCGCGACCATTTCACCGGCCTGCCCGAGCGCGTCGAGAACTTCTTCCGCCTGCTCGCGGAAGAAGTGCGGCAGTGGCTGGCGCAACTGGGGGTGCGTTCGCTGGGCGAGATCGTCGGGCGCGTCGACCTGCTCGAACAGGTCGACACCGGCAACGAACGCGGGCGCACCCCCGACCTCACGCCGTTGCTCGCCCACGATGGCCTCGTGCACGGCGGCCACTGCGGTGCGCCCGCACCGGCACCGGCAGCGACGGGGCTGGGTGCGCAACTCGACGCCGACCTGGCCGACGCGATCACGCACCTGCGCGGCGGCGAATTCGCCTACGCCATCGCCAACACCGACCGCAGTATCGGCGCGCGCCTGTCCGGGCGCATCGCCCGCGCGCACGGCAACCACGGCATGGCCGATGCGCCGATCACCGTGCGCTTCCGCGGCGTCGCCGGGCAGAGCTTCGGCGCGTTCAACGCGGGCGGCCTGCACTTCGAACTCACCGGCGAAGCCAACGACTACGTCGGCAAGGGCATGGCCGGCGGACGCATCGTGCTGAAGCCGTCGGCGGACGCACGCTACGACACGCGCCTCGCGCCGATCCTCGGCAACACCTGCCTGTACGGCGCCACCGGAGGCGAGCTGTACGCCGCCGGCCGCGCCGGCGAACGCTTCGCGGTGCGCAATTCCGGCGCGATCGCGGTGGTGGAAGGCGCCGGCGACCACTGCTGCGAGTACATGACCGGCGGCGTGGTTACCGTCCTCGGCCGCACCGGGCTCAACTTCGGCGCCGGCTTCACCGGCGGACTCGCCTACGTGCTCGACCTGGAGCGCGACTTCGTCGACCACTACAACCACGAGCTGATCGACATCCAGCGCATCACCGAGGACGGCATGGAGAACTACCGCTCGCACCTGCGCGACCTGCTGCTGGCGCACGCACAGCACACCGGCAGCGCGTGGTCGCAGCGCGTCGTCGAGGAGATGCGCGACTTCCTCGGCAAGTTCTGGCTGGTGAAGCCGAAGGCGGCGAGCCTGGAGGCGCTCGCCGAGAATCTGCGGAGGGCGGCGTGA
- a CDS encoding TCR/Tet family MFS transporter, with amino-acid sequence MVPVTEPNHGARKAALIFIFVTVLIDILAFGLIIPVLPLLVKQFAGGSTISAAHWIGVFGVLFSAIQFVFAPVQGALSDRYGRRPVILLSCFGLGVDFIFMALANSMPWLLVGRVISAVFSASFTTANAYIADITAPEKRAQAFGMLGAAFGLGFIVGPVLGGWLSVIDLRFPFWGAAILALCNFIYGWFVLPESHPREHRSPTFDWRHANPLGSLKLLRSYPQIWGLAAVVFLLNLAHFVYPNIFVLFADYRYHWGPEAVGSVLAIVGVCGVIVQAVLVRHAVAAWGERRTLMVGLCAGIVGFTIYGWAPTGMLFLVGIPVMAFWGFSMPATQALVTKQVDRSVQGRVQGALSSLMSLAGILAPQFYTGIFAWFIGDHAPAQQPGAPFWAAGLLLVVALGMAWRFARAPQAVPQPA; translated from the coding sequence ATCGTTCCCGTGACCGAACCGAACCACGGCGCGCGCAAGGCCGCGCTGATCTTCATCTTCGTCACCGTCCTGATCGACATCCTCGCGTTCGGGCTGATCATTCCGGTGCTGCCGCTGCTGGTGAAGCAGTTCGCCGGCGGCAGCACGATCAGCGCCGCGCACTGGATCGGCGTGTTCGGGGTGCTGTTCTCGGCGATCCAGTTCGTATTCGCGCCGGTGCAGGGCGCGCTGTCGGACCGCTACGGCCGCCGTCCGGTGATCCTGCTGTCGTGCTTCGGCCTGGGCGTCGACTTCATCTTCATGGCGCTGGCCAATTCGATGCCGTGGCTGCTGGTGGGGCGGGTAATCTCGGCGGTGTTCTCCGCCAGCTTCACCACCGCGAACGCCTACATCGCCGACATCACCGCGCCGGAAAAGCGCGCGCAGGCGTTCGGCATGCTCGGCGCCGCGTTCGGCCTGGGCTTCATCGTCGGCCCGGTGCTGGGCGGCTGGCTGAGCGTGATCGACCTGCGCTTCCCGTTCTGGGGCGCGGCGATCCTGGCGCTGTGCAACTTCATCTACGGCTGGTTCGTGCTGCCCGAGTCGCACCCGCGCGAGCACCGCTCGCCGACGTTCGACTGGCGCCACGCCAATCCGCTGGGCTCGCTCAAGCTGCTGCGCAGCTACCCGCAGATCTGGGGCCTGGCGGCGGTGGTGTTCCTGCTCAACCTCGCCCACTTCGTCTATCCGAACATCTTCGTGCTGTTCGCCGACTACCGTTACCACTGGGGCCCGGAAGCGGTCGGCAGCGTGCTCGCGATCGTCGGCGTGTGCGGGGTGATCGTGCAGGCGGTGCTGGTCAGGCACGCGGTCGCGGCGTGGGGCGAGCGGCGCACGCTGATGGTCGGCCTGTGCGCCGGCATCGTCGGCTTCACCATCTACGGCTGGGCGCCGACGGGAATGCTGTTCCTGGTCGGCATTCCGGTCATGGCGTTCTGGGGCTTCTCGATGCCGGCGACGCAGGCGCTGGTGACCAAGCAGGTCGACCGCAGCGTGCAGGGCCGCGTGCAGGGCGCGCTGAGCAGCCTGATGAGCCTGGCGGGCATCCTCGCGCCGCAGTTCTACACCGGCATCTTTGCCTGGTTCATCGGCGACCATGCGCCGGCGCAGCAGCCGGGCGCGCCGTTCTGGGCCGCGGGCCTGCTGCTGGTGGTGGCGCTGGGCATGGCGTGGCGCTTCGCGCGCGCGCCGCAGGCGGTGCCGCAGCCGGCGTAA
- a CDS encoding barstar family protein — translation MAVDVREVLADPAQGGAYFVDARETAALAAAARALDFMVTQIDLGGVRGKDDMLARFAAALEFPAWFGRNLDALADCLGDLSWMRAEGYVLLLEHGDAWRQADDENFATLLDILNEAAAEWGDRGVPFWALMPLPQDQLDKLAF, via the coding sequence ATGGCGGTTGACGTCCGCGAGGTACTGGCCGATCCCGCCCAGGGCGGTGCCTACTTCGTCGATGCGCGCGAAACCGCCGCGCTCGCCGCCGCCGCGCGCGCACTCGACTTCATGGTCACCCAGATCGACCTGGGCGGCGTTCGCGGCAAGGACGACATGCTGGCGCGCTTCGCCGCCGCGCTGGAGTTCCCGGCCTGGTTCGGGCGCAACCTGGACGCCCTGGCCGACTGCCTCGGCGACCTGTCGTGGATGCGCGCCGAGGGCTACGTGCTGCTGCTGGAACACGGCGACGCGTGGCGCCAGGCCGACGACGAGAACTTCGCCACCCTGCTCGACATCCTCAACGAGGCGGCCGCCGAATGGGGCGACCGCGGCGTACCGTTCTGGGCGCTGATGCCGCTGCCGCAGGACCAGCTCGACAAGCTGGCGTTCTAA
- a CDS encoding ribonuclease domain-containing protein — protein sequence MRRSSWIIVAALLALGLWLWLQPHASAPVSSAGAPASAPVATPQAVPAPPATRADAPAAGYPAFLPTEAHAVLARIARGGPYEYRQDGGVFQNRERRLPAQPRGYYREFTVETPGSRDRGARRIITGGQPPREYWYTDDHYRSFQRFEVAP from the coding sequence ATGCGTCGTTCAAGCTGGATCATCGTTGCCGCCCTTCTCGCGCTCGGCCTGTGGCTATGGCTGCAACCGCACGCGTCCGCACCCGTCAGCAGCGCCGGTGCGCCTGCCAGCGCCCCGGTCGCGACCCCGCAGGCCGTGCCGGCGCCGCCAGCGACCCGCGCGGACGCACCGGCCGCGGGTTATCCGGCCTTCCTGCCGACCGAGGCGCATGCGGTCCTCGCGCGCATCGCCCGCGGCGGTCCGTACGAATACCGCCAGGACGGCGGCGTGTTCCAGAACCGGGAACGCCGCCTGCCCGCGCAGCCGCGCGGCTATTACCGCGAGTTCACGGTGGAGACGCCCGGCTCACGCGATCGCGGCGCACGCCGCATCATCACCGGCGGCCAGCCGCCCCGCGAGTACTGGTACACGGATGATCACTACCGCAGCTTCCAGCGGTTCGAGGTGGCGCCATGA
- a CDS encoding I78 family peptidase inhibitor, with protein MFRPTLPLAAALLVLLSACASTGESSASAEATMAADAQTAATDTTTTGAADTTTTNSTVGGCNADAARSVVGQMASPDVIDQARLAAGAETARTLKPGQAVTMEFNGNRLNLDVDAGNTVTNVRCG; from the coding sequence ATGTTCCGTCCCACCCTTCCCCTCGCCGCCGCATTGCTGGTGCTGCTGTCGGCCTGCGCCAGCACCGGCGAGTCCAGCGCCTCGGCGGAGGCCACCATGGCCGCGGACGCGCAGACCGCCGCGACCGATACAACCACCACGGGCGCCGCGGACACCACGACCACCAACAGCACCGTGGGCGGCTGCAATGCCGACGCCGCGCGCAGCGTCGTGGGGCAGATGGCATCGCCCGACGTCATCGACCAGGCGCGGCTGGCCGCCGGCGCCGAAACCGCACGCACGCTCAAGCCGGGCCAGGCGGTGACCATGGAGTTCAACGGCAACCGCCTCAACCTCGACGTCGACGCCGGCAACACCGTCACCAACGTCCGTTGCGGGTGA